One Deltaproteobacteria bacterium DNA segment encodes these proteins:
- a CDS encoding glycerophosphodiester phosphodiesterase, translating to TPKAKHIRLQIEAKTVPRYANELHAPETISKAIGDLAQKYGLIDRIVIQSFDHRVVVAAKKILPSIRTAALLAPNFPDWLSVIKSTHADVLSPHLDWVTKEAVAAAHKIGTKVVPYTANTEADWEYLISCGVDGIITDDPKALLSFLRSRRLR from the coding sequence CACCCCCAAGGCCAAACATATCCGGCTGCAGATTGAGGCCAAGACTGTACCTCGTTATGCCAATGAGTTGCATGCACCGGAAACGATCAGTAAAGCCATAGGCGATCTCGCCCAAAAATACGGCCTGATTGACCGGATTGTGATTCAGTCGTTCGATCATCGCGTCGTCGTCGCCGCTAAAAAAATACTCCCCTCAATACGGACAGCGGCACTTTTGGCGCCAAATTTTCCGGATTGGCTTAGCGTCATAAAATCAACCCATGCCGATGTTCTTTCGCCTCACCTCGACTGGGTCACCAAGGAGGCAGTCGCAGCGGCACACAAAATCGGTACAAAGGTCGTGCCTTATACGGCTAATACGGAAGCTGATTGGGAGTATTTAATCTCCTGTGGTGTGGATGGGATCATCACGGATGACCCAAAAGCACTGCTGTCTTTCCTCCGCTCCCGGAGGTTGCGGTAA